GTCAGGCCGTCACAGCCCATCACTTGATAAGTTTTCTTAGCAAGTGTTTGCAACTTTTCAATGGTCTCTTTGGGAATCTCTGCCGGAATTTTCAGCAAAGCGCCGTTGTCGTCGATATACTTGGCTTCGTAAGAGTAAAACTCGTGCTGCGGAATGATCTCTCCGGGAAGAGACGCTTGCGGCGAACGGTTGGGTCCCATCACGGAGCATTCGATTTCACGACCTTTGATAAATTCTTCGGCCAAAACCTTTGTATCAAATTGAAAAGCGTCGGGAAGTTTTGCTGCGAAATCCTCCGCTGATTTAATCTTATGAACACCGACGGAAGAACCGGCATTGGCAGGTTTAATAAAAAACGGTGAGCCCAGTTGTGCCGCGACTTCCTGATACGTAGTTTTTTGTTCGGGAGTTAATAGAACGTAGCGTGCATTGGGAATTTTCGCTTCCATCAAAAGACGCTTCATCACTTCTTTATCCATGCCTGCAGCAGAAGACCAAACTCCGCAACCGACGAAAGGCAGCTGCACCATTTTGAAAAGACCTTGAATGGTTCCGTCTTCACCCATTGTTCCGTGCAGAATCGGAAAGGCCACATCGAGATTCGTTTTAGAGTGGTCTTGCAAGGAATAAAGAACGGGCTTTCCTTGGAAGGCGATAAGCGCTACCGGTTCGGCATTCGCAGGCAAAGCGGTATCGATAATCTTAGTAGCTTGCGTAAAGACAGAAAGATCAGGAAAACGATACCAGCTTCCTTCTTTGCTGATGCCGATAACGACGGGAGTGAAAAGATCTTTGTCTAAAGCGTCCGCGATGTTTTTTGCGGACCGAAGGGAGACTTCGTGTTCTGCAGACTTACCACCAAAAATAAGTGCGACTGTTTTTTTCATTGTTAGGCCCATTCTACAATTTCATGTGCAAGTCCGAAAATGCCAGCGAACACTTCATGCGGTCGTGCGTTTCCGTACATGTAAGCAGGAGTCGTGACCACTTTGCTTTCACGATCCGTAATATAATCATCGACAGGACACTCTTCGTGTTGAGCGCCGGTTTTTAAAATCTCTGCCGCCGTTTCTTTGTCATCACCGATCGTCACGGTGACTTTTTTATCGCCAAGGACGCGCGCAACTAAAACGGGCGCAATACAAATCGCTCCGATGGGTTTGCTGGCGTTATGGAACTCAAGAATCACACGTTTCACGTCAGAGTTGACGTCACATTGGGAACCTTTTTCCGCCCAATTCGAAAGATTTTTAGCAGCGCCATAACCACCCGGGAAAACAACGGCATCAAAATCTTTTGCAGAAAGTTTATCCAAACTCTGAACCTGGCCGCGTGCAATTCGTGCGGCTTCGATCAAAAGGCGTCTTTTTTCGCCTTGTTGTTGTCCGTCAATGTGATTTGTTGTGGAAATTTCTATATCAGGAGCAAAGCAAGAAACTGAAGCTCCGGCTTGATTCAAAGCGATCAG
This region of Bdellovibrio sp. 22V genomic DNA includes:
- the elbB gene encoding isoprenoid biosynthesis glyoxalase ElbB encodes the protein MKKIAVVLSGCGHRDGSEITEAVSLLIALNQAGASVSCFAPDIEISTTNHIDGQQQGEKRRLLIEAARIARGQVQSLDKLSAKDFDAVVFPGGYGAAKNLSNWAEKGSQCDVNSDVKRVILEFHNASKPIGAICIAPVLVARVLGDKKVTVTIGDDKETAAEILKTGAQHEECPVDDYITDRESKVVTTPAYMYGNARPHEVFAGIFGLAHEIVEWA
- a CDS encoding D-alanine--D-alanine ligase family protein, whose translation is MKKTVALIFGGKSAEHEVSLRSAKNIADALDKDLFTPVVIGISKEGSWYRFPDLSVFTQATKIIDTALPANAEPVALIAFQGKPVLYSLQDHSKTNLDVAFPILHGTMGEDGTIQGLFKMVQLPFVGCGVWSSAAGMDKEVMKRLLMEAKIPNARYVLLTPEQKTTYQEVAAQLGSPFFIKPANAGSSVGVHKIKSAEDFAAKLPDAFQFDTKVLAEEFIKGREIECSVMGPNRSPQASLPGEIIPQHEFYSYEAKYIDDNGALLKIPAEIPKETIEKLQTLAKKTYQVMGCDGLTRVDFFLRDNGDIYINEINTIPGFTKISMYPKMWEATGVGYKELITKLIGFGLERHKDEQKLKTSYLD